One genomic window of Polyangium aurulentum includes the following:
- a CDS encoding tetratricopeptide repeat protein, whose protein sequence is MRNRSLFAALLAAALFAPAGTSFADETASKALNHAALLVQKGDYAGAEKELDAIKSGPDRGQALLRKARLQMLTGRYDAAAATAKSAMGLGKEVKLLAAAAQAEALAAQGKVKEAIAVLRDVESEDGAHRARVVLGELLIRSGKRGEASKPLRRVIEDYNSDAIVDSDPEGMSLVGRAAHLLRSAKDANEAYNAAEKAGAKKRVETLLWRADLFLEKYDPGHAGEVVKEALALTPKDPGVRVAMARVKLENAMDFEAAESEINQALEVNPNLPAAYFIRAGLALRTMDIAAADAALARGLKVDPTNLELLSMKAAARFLADDAAGFEAMKKQVFDLNPEFSTFFQIVAEYAEWEHRYDDIVKMMTEATRIDPQDMKAFAALGLNKIRLGDEEGGLDALRKSRLKDRFNVRAYNTLNLYEKTIAKDYTTVDGQRFRIRYLKEEKPILERYVPRMLDDAWTSMVSRYGFTPKQPVSIELYADSEHFSVRTSGLPNVGIQGVCFGQTLAAMSPAAAPFNWGNVLWHELGHVFAIQMSKSHVPRWFTEGLSEYETIIRRPEWQREEDPSLFAAMKSGRVPPLEGFNRAFTHVDSVEDVTMAYFAASQIVVFMAEKYGFSKVVTMLPRWSKGERTPDVVKGALGVTAEELDREFRAWLKKKLARYDKQYVPDMHAPPLEEARKAIRKDPQSAKLHLQFALALLEEGQKAEALAVLTEAERLDPKQPDVQYVRLRFAMAEKKFDEAQRIVDRMVANGHDGYALRMKAADLAELRKDKAKQKACFEAAARFDPSQVEPLQGLVDLAHGQKDKVAELEALRRLALLDQHDRRVYNRLLSLLLERGLWEEAVKVGESSIYVDVSNPDMHRMYAKALARTGRFVSAVFELNSAILTNPPPEDMVEIYEDLAKGYEKLKRDDYAKQARELAKLVAPAPGGKGGKPGGKGDKKAHDDSEDDASL, encoded by the coding sequence ATGCGAAACCGCTCTCTCTTTGCCGCACTCCTCGCCGCCGCCCTGTTCGCTCCCGCAGGCACCTCGTTCGCCGACGAGACCGCGAGCAAGGCCCTGAACCACGCCGCCCTGCTCGTCCAGAAGGGTGACTACGCGGGCGCCGAGAAAGAGCTCGACGCGATCAAGAGCGGCCCCGATCGCGGCCAGGCCCTGCTGCGCAAGGCGCGCCTGCAGATGCTCACCGGCCGCTACGACGCCGCCGCCGCCACCGCGAAGAGCGCGATGGGCCTCGGCAAGGAGGTGAAGCTCCTCGCGGCCGCCGCGCAGGCCGAGGCGCTCGCCGCGCAGGGCAAGGTCAAGGAGGCGATCGCCGTCCTGCGCGACGTGGAGAGCGAAGACGGCGCGCACCGGGCCCGCGTCGTGCTCGGCGAGCTGCTCATCCGCAGCGGCAAGCGCGGCGAGGCGAGCAAGCCCCTGCGCCGCGTGATCGAGGACTACAACTCCGACGCCATCGTTGACAGCGACCCCGAGGGCATGAGCCTCGTCGGCCGCGCCGCGCACCTGCTCCGCTCGGCCAAGGACGCGAACGAGGCGTACAACGCGGCCGAGAAGGCAGGCGCCAAGAAGCGGGTGGAGACCTTGCTGTGGCGCGCCGATCTCTTCCTCGAGAAGTACGATCCGGGCCACGCCGGCGAGGTCGTCAAGGAGGCGCTCGCGCTCACGCCCAAGGACCCCGGCGTCCGCGTCGCCATGGCCCGCGTCAAGCTCGAGAACGCCATGGACTTCGAGGCCGCCGAGAGCGAGATCAACCAGGCCCTCGAGGTGAACCCGAACCTCCCCGCGGCCTACTTCATCCGCGCCGGTCTCGCGCTGCGCACGATGGACATCGCCGCCGCCGACGCCGCCCTCGCGCGCGGGCTCAAGGTCGATCCGACGAACCTCGAGCTGCTGTCGATGAAGGCCGCCGCGCGCTTCCTCGCCGACGACGCCGCGGGCTTCGAGGCCATGAAGAAGCAGGTCTTCGATCTCAACCCCGAGTTCTCGACCTTCTTCCAGATCGTCGCCGAGTACGCCGAGTGGGAGCACCGCTACGACGACATCGTGAAGATGATGACCGAGGCCACGCGGATCGATCCGCAGGACATGAAGGCGTTCGCCGCCCTGGGCCTCAACAAGATCCGCCTCGGCGACGAGGAGGGCGGGCTCGATGCCCTGCGCAAATCGCGGCTGAAGGATCGCTTCAACGTCCGCGCGTACAACACGCTGAACCTGTACGAAAAGACGATCGCCAAGGACTACACGACCGTCGACGGGCAGCGCTTCAGGATCCGCTACCTGAAAGAAGAGAAGCCGATCCTCGAGCGCTACGTGCCGCGCATGCTCGACGACGCGTGGACCTCGATGGTGAGCCGCTACGGCTTCACGCCCAAGCAGCCCGTGTCGATCGAGCTGTACGCCGACTCCGAGCACTTCAGCGTCCGCACGAGCGGCCTGCCGAACGTGGGCATCCAGGGCGTCTGCTTCGGTCAGACGCTCGCGGCGATGAGCCCTGCGGCGGCGCCGTTCAACTGGGGCAACGTGCTGTGGCACGAGCTGGGGCACGTGTTCGCGATCCAGATGTCGAAGAGCCACGTGCCGCGCTGGTTCACCGAGGGCCTGAGCGAGTACGAGACGATCATCCGGCGCCCCGAGTGGCAGCGCGAGGAGGACCCGTCGCTCTTCGCGGCCATGAAGAGCGGCCGCGTGCCGCCCCTCGAGGGCTTCAACCGCGCCTTCACGCACGTCGACTCGGTCGAGGACGTGACCATGGCCTACTTCGCGGCGAGCCAGATCGTCGTGTTCATGGCCGAGAAATACGGCTTCTCGAAGGTCGTGACCATGCTGCCGCGCTGGTCGAAGGGCGAGCGCACGCCCGACGTGGTGAAGGGCGCGCTCGGCGTGACGGCCGAGGAGCTCGACCGCGAGTTCCGCGCCTGGCTGAAGAAGAAGCTCGCGCGCTACGACAAGCAATACGTGCCCGACATGCACGCGCCGCCGCTCGAGGAGGCCCGCAAGGCGATCCGCAAGGACCCGCAGAGCGCGAAGCTGCACCTCCAGTTCGCGCTCGCGCTCCTCGAAGAGGGGCAGAAGGCCGAGGCGCTCGCCGTCCTCACCGAGGCCGAGCGGCTCGACCCGAAGCAGCCCGACGTGCAGTACGTGCGGCTGCGCTTCGCGATGGCCGAGAAGAAATTCGACGAGGCCCAGCGCATCGTCGACCGCATGGTGGCCAATGGTCACGACGGCTATGCGCTGCGCATGAAGGCCGCCGATCTCGCCGAGCTGCGCAAGGACAAGGCCAAGCAGAAGGCTTGCTTCGAGGCGGCCGCCAGATTCGACCCGTCGCAGGTCGAGCCGCTGCAGGGTCTCGTCGATCTCGCGCACGGGCAAAAGGACAAGGTCGCCGAGCTCGAAGCGCTGCGAAGGCTCGCGCTGCTCGATCAGCACGACCGGCGCGTCTACAACCGCCTGCTGTCCTTGCTGCTCGAGCGCGGGCTCTGGGAGGAGGCGGTGAAGGTCGGCGAGAGCTCGATCTACGTCGACGTCTCGAACCCCGACATGCACCGCATGTACGCCAAGGCCCTCGCGCGCACGGGCCGGTTCGTCTCGGCCGTATTCGAGCTGAACAGCGCGATCCTGACCAACCCTCCGCCCGAGGACATGGTCGAGATCTACGAGGACCTCGCCAAGGGCTACGAGAAGCTCAAGCGCGACGATTACGCGAAGCAGGCGCGCGAGCTCGCCAAGCTCGTCGCACCCGCGCCAGGCGGCAAGGGCGGCAAGCCTGGTGGCAAGGGCGACAAGAAAGCCCACGACGACAGCGAGGACGACGCGTCGCTGTGA
- a CDS encoding lysine-2,3-aminomutase-like protein encodes MGASAYESERAEERREERKTVRQVGDLVDRGLADRSEREVLERVAERFSVAITPDLVDLVTPGDPADPIGLQFLPSKRELRILPEERVDPIGDDPHTPVKGITHRYPDRLLLKPVHVCPAYCRFCFRREKVGPGSEVLSSDELAAALAYVRRHEQVWEVILSGGDPLILPPRKLAEITRAIAAIDHVKVLRVHTRVPVMDPGRITAELVEALRGRTTAWIVLHTNHPRELSPRAREAIARLVDAGIPLLSQTVLLRGVNDDAKTLEALFRELVVLRVKPYYLHHGDLAVGTGHFRTSIEDGQAIARTLRRELSGIAQPTYVLDIPGGYGKVPIGPSYLGPEGEDGRRVVEDPAGREHVYPPRGGDGR; translated from the coding sequence GTGGGTGCGAGTGCGTACGAGAGCGAGCGGGCGGAGGAACGTCGCGAGGAGCGCAAGACGGTGCGACAAGTCGGCGATCTCGTCGATCGCGGGCTCGCCGATCGTTCCGAGCGCGAGGTGCTCGAGCGCGTGGCGGAGCGCTTTTCCGTGGCGATCACGCCCGATCTCGTCGACCTCGTGACGCCGGGCGACCCGGCCGATCCGATCGGGCTCCAGTTCCTCCCGAGCAAGCGCGAGCTCCGGATTCTCCCTGAAGAGCGCGTCGATCCGATCGGCGACGATCCGCACACGCCGGTCAAAGGGATCACGCATCGCTATCCCGATCGGCTGCTGCTCAAGCCCGTGCACGTCTGCCCCGCGTACTGCCGCTTCTGCTTCCGGCGCGAGAAGGTGGGGCCTGGCAGCGAGGTGCTGTCGAGCGACGAGCTCGCGGCCGCGCTCGCGTACGTGCGGCGGCACGAGCAGGTCTGGGAGGTGATCCTGAGCGGCGGCGATCCGCTGATCCTCCCGCCGCGCAAGCTCGCCGAGATCACGCGGGCGATCGCGGCGATCGATCACGTGAAGGTCCTGCGCGTGCACACGCGCGTGCCGGTGATGGATCCGGGCCGGATCACGGCCGAGCTGGTGGAGGCGCTGCGGGGGCGGACCACGGCGTGGATCGTTTTGCACACCAACCATCCGCGCGAGCTGTCGCCGCGGGCGCGGGAGGCGATCGCGCGGCTCGTCGACGCCGGGATCCCGCTGCTCTCGCAGACGGTGCTGTTGCGCGGGGTGAACGACGACGCGAAGACGCTGGAGGCGCTGTTCCGGGAGCTGGTGGTTTTACGCGTCAAACCGTACTACTTGCACCACGGCGATCTGGCGGTGGGCACGGGGCATTTCCGGACGAGCATCGAGGACGGGCAGGCGATCGCGCGCACGCTGCGGCGCGAGCTTTCGGGGATCGCGCAGCCGACGTACGTGCTCGATATCCCGGGCGGGTATGGAAAGGTCCCGATCGGGCCTTCGTATCTCGGGCCGGAAGGCGAGGACGGGCGGCGGGTGGTGGAGGATCCGGCGGGGCGGGAGCACGTGTATCCGCCGCGCGGAGGCGACGGGCGTTAG
- a CDS encoding DUF3592 domain-containing protein: MKALPILLVLLPIVLCFGLGYKFASDERAFEQGAESVQGTVRAIHDRTRFNGSDAEDITTVEVAYTTKDEKTLTAEADVAYAVGLSAGKPVEVLYKKAEPQKIQIRAGFLNRSSEVVFFHLFGAFWLVLGLGIFVVLARMRAMAKDPAAHERIALMKESLRKAQEEREKRSP, translated from the coding sequence ATGAAGGCGCTGCCCATCCTGCTGGTTTTGTTACCGATCGTGCTGTGCTTCGGCCTCGGTTACAAATTCGCGAGCGACGAGCGCGCCTTCGAGCAAGGCGCCGAGAGCGTCCAGGGCACGGTCCGGGCGATCCACGACAGGACCCGCTTCAATGGGAGCGACGCGGAGGACATCACCACCGTCGAGGTCGCCTACACGACGAAGGATGAAAAGACGCTCACCGCGGAGGCGGATGTGGCGTACGCCGTGGGGCTCTCCGCCGGCAAGCCCGTGGAGGTCCTCTACAAGAAGGCCGAGCCCCAGAAGATCCAGATTCGCGCGGGGTTCTTGAACCGCTCGAGCGAGGTCGTCTTCTTCCACCTCTTCGGCGCGTTCTGGCTCGTCCTCGGGCTGGGGATCTTCGTCGTCCTCGCGCGCATGCGCGCCATGGCGAAGGACCCCGCGGCGCACGAGCGGATCGCGCTCATGAAGGAGTCGCTGCGAAAAGCCCAGGAAGAGCGCGAGAAGCGCTCGCCGTGA
- a CDS encoding SDR family NAD(P)-dependent oxidoreductase: protein MNLHLDKKLALVTASSGGIGKEIAASLAREGATVIVNGRSAKSVDTAIADIRAQVPDAKLEKLAADNGTAEGCAETIRQFPAVDILVNNLGIYEPVGFFDETDEAWQRLFEVNIMSGVRLARHYLKGMLEKKSGRVLFISSESGITPAPEMAHYSATKTMQLSISRSLAELTKGTAVTVNTILPGSTMTEGVAQFIQNIFPGLPIEEAEKRFMRENRPNSLIERLIQPKEIADFVAFVSSPLASAVNGAALRVDGGLVRSAF from the coding sequence ATGAATCTCCACCTCGACAAGAAGCTCGCCCTCGTCACCGCCTCGAGCGGCGGCATCGGCAAGGAAATCGCCGCCTCCCTCGCCCGCGAAGGCGCCACCGTCATCGTCAACGGCCGCTCCGCCAAGAGCGTGGACACGGCCATCGCCGATATCCGCGCCCAGGTGCCGGACGCGAAGCTCGAGAAGCTCGCCGCCGACAACGGCACGGCCGAGGGCTGCGCCGAGACCATCCGGCAATTCCCCGCGGTCGACATCCTCGTCAACAACCTCGGCATCTACGAGCCCGTCGGCTTCTTCGACGAGACGGACGAGGCCTGGCAGCGCCTGTTCGAGGTCAACATCATGAGCGGCGTTCGCCTCGCCCGCCATTACCTCAAGGGCATGCTCGAAAAGAAGTCCGGCCGCGTGCTCTTCATCTCCAGCGAATCCGGCATCACCCCGGCGCCCGAGATGGCCCATTACAGCGCGACCAAGACCATGCAGCTCTCGATCTCGCGCAGCCTCGCCGAGCTCACCAAGGGCACCGCGGTCACCGTCAACACGATCCTGCCCGGCTCGACCATGACCGAGGGCGTGGCCCAGTTCATTCAGAACATTTTCCCCGGCCTGCCGATCGAGGAGGCCGAGAAGCGCTTCATGCGCGAGAATCGCCCCAACTCGCTGATCGAGCGGCTCATTCAGCCGAAGGAGATCGCCGATTTCGTCGCGTTCGTGAGCAGCCCCCTCGCCTCGGCGGTCAACGGCGCCGCGCTGCGCGTCGACGGTGGCCTCGTCCGTAGCGCGTTCTGA
- a CDS encoding type 1 glutamine amidotransferase domain-containing protein, with protein sequence MSTTSKKILFVLTSHDRKGDQPSGYFLPEVTHPHHVLTGAGFSVEFVSPKGGKAPVDPDSLDLRDPINAAFWNDTSLRHAVESTRKPSEVDANEYAAIFFAGGHGAMWDLPDSVELAELAARIYERGGVVAAVCHGPAGLVNIKLSDGSHLVAGKDVAAFTNDEERAVKLDAVVPFLLVDRLVERGARHQAAPNWQSKVVVSERLVTGQNPASATGVGEAMAALLGGDRSATRES encoded by the coding sequence ATGTCGACGACCTCCAAGAAAATTCTGTTCGTCCTGACCAGCCACGACCGCAAAGGCGACCAGCCCAGCGGCTACTTCCTGCCCGAGGTCACCCACCCGCATCACGTGCTGACCGGGGCTGGCTTCAGCGTCGAGTTCGTCAGCCCCAAGGGCGGCAAGGCTCCGGTCGACCCCGATAGCCTCGACCTGCGCGATCCCATCAACGCCGCATTCTGGAACGATACGTCGCTGCGGCACGCCGTCGAGAGCACCAGGAAGCCCTCCGAGGTCGACGCGAACGAATACGCCGCCATCTTCTTCGCCGGCGGCCACGGCGCGATGTGGGACCTGCCGGACAGCGTCGAGCTCGCCGAGCTCGCGGCCCGCATCTACGAGCGCGGAGGCGTCGTCGCCGCCGTCTGCCACGGACCCGCGGGCCTCGTGAACATCAAGCTCTCCGACGGCAGCCATCTCGTCGCGGGCAAGGACGTCGCCGCATTCACCAATGACGAGGAGCGCGCGGTGAAGCTCGACGCGGTGGTGCCGTTCCTCCTCGTCGACCGGCTCGTCGAGCGCGGCGCCCGCCACCAGGCCGCCCCGAACTGGCAATCGAAGGTCGTGGTCAGCGAGCGCCTGGTGACGGGGCAAAACCCGGCCTCGGCCACCGGCGTCGGAGAGGCCATGGCGGCGTTGCTCGGGGGCGATCGCAGCGCTACGAGGGAGTCATGA
- a CDS encoding ADP-ribosylglycohydrolase family protein → MPDLDVVTIAWSVVLVASCYLAMRALLVALRVRWARRAFASTSAHLDRPVDPELRDRAEGTLVGVAIGDALGLPTELLPRPLARLRYRHGPDLYRGVVRFLRRRGDISDDTQLTLCLARSITPEGEYLHARFLDELRQWSYFRVAAGRASARASTRLRRLSAQPGHVGEASEGNGAAIRVAPLAILHSARDEATLFADVDRNARATHTGERAQAAARFMAALVREALRSPRRAFDDPGQRLEALRGAAERSGFGWERIATAQQGGTSGHVDESVTAAARVLLTYGLDLHAAMVAIFEAGGDTDSIGAMVGAVIGAQLGASGLPRAWADPLQHRDALAELGARLAAASSAERSTEPRRGEIVVVEGDLATRRVDAVVNAWNRNWIPAWLLLPQGVSKAIRRAGGAAAIAEMSRRAPLPLGAAVETSGHGLPARWVIHVAGINLAWRASEASVRASTRNALDLARCLGARSVALPLVGAGSGGMRPERVLGWMQEEIAAAAKRFERVEIVTLSKARR, encoded by the coding sequence GTGCCGGATCTCGACGTCGTCACCATTGCATGGTCGGTCGTCCTCGTGGCCTCCTGCTACCTCGCCATGCGCGCCCTGCTCGTCGCATTGCGCGTGCGCTGGGCGCGCCGGGCCTTCGCCTCGACCTCCGCGCATCTCGATCGCCCTGTCGACCCGGAGCTCCGTGACCGCGCCGAAGGGACGCTCGTGGGCGTGGCCATCGGCGACGCGCTCGGGTTGCCCACGGAGCTGCTGCCCCGCCCGCTCGCGCGGCTTCGCTATCGACATGGCCCCGATCTGTATCGCGGTGTCGTGCGCTTCTTGCGCCGCCGCGGCGATATCTCCGACGACACGCAGCTCACGCTCTGCCTCGCGCGCAGCATCACGCCCGAGGGCGAATACCTGCACGCGCGCTTCCTCGACGAGCTTCGCCAGTGGTCCTATTTTCGCGTCGCCGCCGGCCGCGCCAGCGCGCGCGCTTCGACGAGGCTGCGGCGCCTGTCGGCGCAGCCCGGGCACGTCGGGGAAGCCAGCGAGGGCAATGGGGCCGCGATCCGCGTCGCGCCGCTCGCCATTCTCCATTCCGCGCGCGACGAGGCCACCCTCTTCGCGGACGTCGATCGCAATGCCCGCGCCACGCACACCGGCGAGCGCGCGCAAGCCGCGGCGCGATTCATGGCGGCGCTCGTGCGTGAGGCGCTCCGGAGCCCGCGGCGCGCGTTCGACGACCCTGGCCAGCGGCTGGAGGCATTGCGCGGCGCCGCGGAGCGCTCGGGTTTCGGCTGGGAGCGCATCGCCACCGCGCAGCAGGGCGGCACGTCGGGGCACGTCGACGAGAGCGTGACGGCGGCGGCGCGCGTGCTGCTCACGTACGGCCTCGATCTGCACGCGGCCATGGTCGCGATCTTCGAAGCCGGAGGCGACACCGATAGCATCGGCGCCATGGTGGGGGCCGTGATCGGCGCGCAGCTCGGCGCATCGGGGCTGCCGCGCGCGTGGGCGGACCCATTGCAACACCGCGACGCGCTCGCCGAACTCGGCGCCCGGCTCGCCGCCGCGAGCTCGGCCGAACGCTCGACCGAGCCGCGCAGGGGCGAAATCGTGGTGGTGGAGGGCGACCTCGCGACCCGCCGGGTCGATGCGGTGGTGAATGCTTGGAACCGGAACTGGATCCCCGCCTGGCTCCTCTTGCCGCAGGGCGTCTCCAAGGCAATCCGTCGCGCGGGCGGGGCTGCGGCCATTGCGGAGATGTCGCGCCGGGCGCCCTTGCCGCTCGGCGCCGCGGTGGAGACGAGCGGCCATGGATTGCCCGCGCGGTGGGTGATTCACGTGGCGGGGATCAACCTCGCCTGGCGCGCGTCGGAGGCGTCCGTGCGTGCGTCGACGCGCAACGCGCTCGACCTCGCGCGCTGTCTCGGGGCGAGGAGCGTGGCCTTGCCGCTCGTGGGCGCGGGCAGCGGGGGAATGCGTCCGGAGCGGGTGCTCGGGTGGATGCAGGAGGAGATTGCAGCCGCGGCGAAACGATTCGAGCGGGTGGAGATCGTCACGCTCTCGAAGGCGCGGCGTTAG
- a CDS encoding S1 family peptidase, producing the protein MSKSPARERRAFFLCTLLLGAGCSPAPAEDPEEDIGATEQAIVEGYADDVDTAAVGIHAANLGMICTGSLIAPNLVLTARHCVSDHLVPTSYCSTAFAEPATPDHYTVTTEPTLVGEDGTYQVTHEIMTREVVLLPAEDERCGDMALLILEDNFDPSEARPLVPRVDAPVVRAEAYSAIGYGGTNADGDGIGERRRSDSLFVSCVGEPCPNYVNPAEWMSSGGTWPGDSGGPALDLTGRVVGVSSRGMYDGTMSIYGHVFSWAEWLKDTAKHAAELGGYPSPPWAHGTPTASLVLPGDACSQPADCAPGLCASDGGERYCTHRCIEDASCPSGYHCGADDGGHQVCLEGDSAPEDAEGCQCRMRADPTESSLSRAAGILGLALLALRRRRRRRA; encoded by the coding sequence ATGTCGAAGAGCCCTGCTCGCGAACGCCGCGCTTTCTTTCTATGCACGCTTCTGCTCGGCGCTGGGTGCAGCCCGGCGCCTGCCGAGGATCCCGAGGAGGACATCGGCGCGACCGAGCAGGCCATCGTCGAAGGGTACGCGGACGACGTGGACACGGCGGCCGTGGGCATTCACGCGGCGAACCTCGGCATGATCTGCACCGGCTCGCTGATCGCGCCCAACCTCGTGCTCACGGCGCGCCATTGCGTCTCCGACCATCTGGTCCCGACCAGCTATTGCAGCACAGCCTTCGCCGAACCTGCAACACCGGACCATTACACGGTCACGACCGAGCCCACGCTCGTCGGCGAGGATGGGACGTACCAAGTGACCCACGAGATCATGACCCGCGAGGTCGTGCTCCTGCCCGCCGAAGACGAGCGCTGCGGGGATATGGCGCTCCTGATCCTCGAGGACAACTTCGACCCGAGCGAGGCGCGGCCTCTCGTGCCGCGCGTCGACGCGCCGGTCGTGCGGGCCGAGGCGTATTCCGCGATCGGGTACGGTGGGACGAACGCCGATGGCGATGGCATCGGGGAGCGGCGCCGGAGCGATTCCTTGTTCGTTTCCTGTGTGGGCGAGCCATGCCCCAATTATGTGAATCCAGCCGAGTGGATGAGCAGCGGGGGCACCTGGCCAGGTGACTCGGGCGGCCCGGCGCTCGACCTGACGGGCCGCGTCGTCGGCGTGAGCTCGCGCGGCATGTACGATGGCACGATGTCCATCTACGGCCACGTTTTCTCGTGGGCCGAATGGCTGAAGGATACGGCCAAGCACGCCGCCGAGCTCGGTGGTTATCCCTCTCCGCCGTGGGCCCATGGCACGCCCACCGCGTCCCTGGTCCTCCCCGGCGACGCTTGCAGCCAGCCCGCGGACTGCGCCCCGGGCCTCTGCGCGAGCGACGGCGGCGAGCGGTACTGCACCCACCGCTGCATCGAAGACGCGTCCTGCCCTTCCGGCTACCATTGCGGCGCCGACGACGGCGGCCACCAGGTTTGCCTGGAAGGGGATTCCGCTCCCGAGGACGCAGAGGGCTGCCAATGCCGCATGCGCGCAGATCCCACGGAATCATCCCTGTCGCGCGCGGCGGGGATCCTCGGCCTCGCGCTGCTCGCGCTCCGGCGTCGGCGCCGGCGCCGTGCATGA
- a CDS encoding serine/threonine-protein kinase: protein MLLRSNDADLRDLARGSPELLDANGAPSGARILRLLGVGGMSSVFLVEVDPRRRSRSFSSLCPARIALKIMKPTMVADLAQEGVFAGQLAQREAVALGRVMDRRPPTEFVVGFYGAGESPVEIRNRSVSLPWLALELVDGGPDGSSLGDRIVRAPEGCDPVRALKLCRGILEGLSALHDEGIIHRDLKPDNVLIVGPVGDETPKIADCGIARVEGMSHTVAALTREYAAPEQWLSRPGERNPLVGAWTDVHALAAVLWFVIGGEHWCRDAGDRDFLVAGQRRSLRTAARLHPGFAGERAALDALDAVLARAGSPAMPEPLRDVEAARVLAPKEAPSRFSSVAELSARLLPLLEEFASRWKVRATREGRPTTAFRTTQAIEPTVVTVDPLAEVIDLPPIDTQGRNLPPLRPGNVSFHPDGKALARFGGHLFYLWDDKSLPIPVPPAEAALVASTTYVLRGPFPGFALVGPAHVQLVRPGRVMSVPLPSRPDGTPVGPIEAAIGDGQTFGVVTSDLDDEGGPSLWLLAGETGWSRPSILPIGGRVLALSSGPYGILAVGMNTKGNKGRALFASFDGQTSVYTAGVIDKPPLVCALCGAERVAWGAAEGIVLAFDRSSVTAEEVEAKDRPVAMGLDPVGVPWLVTVSSVMRRRSGGGTPVWTTYFEKDAGAPPLVAIAFSPDGARVIDAQGGGARIVPRDVASWRSTSALLDLT, encoded by the coding sequence ATGCTACTCCGCTCCAACGACGCCGATCTCCGCGACCTCGCGCGTGGCTCGCCCGAGCTTCTGGACGCGAACGGCGCGCCGTCCGGTGCGCGTATCCTGCGCCTGCTCGGCGTCGGGGGCATGTCCTCGGTCTTCCTCGTCGAGGTCGATCCTCGTCGCCGATCCCGATCGTTCTCTTCGCTGTGCCCGGCGCGGATCGCGCTCAAGATCATGAAGCCCACCATGGTCGCCGACCTCGCGCAGGAGGGCGTCTTCGCAGGGCAGCTCGCACAGCGCGAGGCCGTCGCCCTCGGGCGCGTCATGGACAGGCGGCCGCCTACGGAGTTCGTGGTCGGCTTCTACGGCGCTGGTGAGTCGCCCGTCGAGATCCGGAACCGCTCCGTCAGCCTCCCCTGGCTCGCGCTCGAGCTCGTCGATGGCGGGCCCGATGGATCCTCGCTCGGCGATCGCATCGTGCGCGCGCCCGAGGGGTGCGATCCCGTCCGCGCGCTCAAGCTCTGCCGCGGCATCCTCGAGGGCCTGAGCGCGCTCCACGACGAGGGCATCATCCATCGCGATCTCAAGCCCGACAACGTGCTCATCGTCGGGCCCGTCGGCGACGAGACGCCCAAGATCGCAGACTGCGGCATCGCACGCGTCGAGGGCATGAGCCACACGGTCGCGGCGCTCACCCGCGAATACGCAGCGCCCGAGCAATGGCTCTCGCGACCCGGCGAGCGTAACCCGCTCGTCGGTGCGTGGACCGACGTGCACGCGCTCGCCGCCGTGCTCTGGTTCGTGATCGGCGGCGAGCACTGGTGCCGCGACGCGGGCGACAGGGACTTCCTCGTCGCCGGCCAGCGCCGATCGTTGCGCACCGCCGCGAGACTGCATCCGGGCTTCGCGGGGGAGCGCGCGGCCCTCGATGCGCTCGATGCCGTCCTCGCGCGCGCTGGATCGCCAGCGATGCCCGAGCCGCTGCGTGACGTCGAGGCGGCGCGCGTGCTCGCGCCGAAGGAGGCGCCGTCGCGCTTCTCCTCGGTCGCGGAGCTGTCCGCGCGGCTCCTGCCCCTGCTCGAGGAGTTCGCGAGCCGCTGGAAGGTGCGAGCCACGCGCGAAGGGCGACCCACGACGGCGTTCCGCACGACGCAGGCCATCGAGCCCACCGTGGTCACCGTCGATCCGCTCGCCGAGGTGATCGACCTGCCGCCGATCGACACGCAGGGCCGCAACCTGCCGCCGCTGCGGCCGGGCAACGTCTCGTTTCACCCCGACGGCAAGGCGCTCGCGCGCTTCGGCGGGCACCTGTTCTACCTGTGGGACGATAAGTCCCTGCCCATCCCCGTGCCGCCCGCGGAGGCGGCGCTCGTCGCCTCGACGACGTACGTCTTGCGCGGGCCTTTCCCGGGCTTCGCGCTCGTGGGCCCGGCGCACGTGCAGCTCGTGCGACCGGGGCGCGTGATGTCGGTGCCGCTGCCTTCGCGACCGGATGGCACGCCCGTCGGGCCGATCGAAGCGGCGATCGGAGATGGTCAGACGTTCGGCGTCGTGACCTCGGATCTCGACGACGAGGGCGGGCCTTCGCTGTGGCTGCTCGCGGGGGAGACCGGCTGGTCGCGGCCTTCGATCTTGCCGATCGGCGGGCGCGTGCTCGCGCTGTCGTCGGGCCCGTACGGCATCCTCGCCGTCGGCATGAACACGAAGGGCAACAAGGGGCGCGCGCTGTTCGCGAGCTTCGATGGACAGACGAGCGTCTACACGGCGGGCGTGATCGACAAGCCCCCGCTCGTCTGCGCGCTCTGCGGCGCCGAGCGCGTGGCGTGGGGCGCGGCCGAGGGGATCGTGCTCGCGTTCGATCGGAGCAGCGTGACGGCCGAGGAGGTCGAAGCGAAGGACCGGCCTGTGGCGATGGGGCTCGATCCGGTGGGCGTGCCCTGGCTCGTGACGGTCTCGTCGGTGATGCGGCGCCGTTCGGGGGGCGGAACGCCGGTGTGGACCACGTATTTCGAGAAGGACGCGGGCGCACCGCCGCTCGTGGCGATCGCGTTCTCGCCCGACGGCGCGCGCGTCATCGACGCCCAGGGCGGCGGGGCGCGCATCGTGCCGCGCGACGTCGCGAGCTGGCGCAGCACCTCGGCGCTGCTGGATCTGACGTAG